A region from the Treponema pallidum subsp. pallidum str. Nichols genome encodes:
- a CDS encoding GerMN domain-containing protein: MCSMSWKSFIIPVRWRCMAGKGKHSSAGLLFWLAFSLLMAVLFFLNRRNIDRVFSSAAVQGMFGNQDSMRVFDSARRSQAGSAVESDAKATLPTQDVAQPDAPVAGSPAPADAGTEGKDVGTVSGAPGSAQQSRAITLCWVRIDADGKITREEVARTLPHSTVPLSDALRALFLGPSEAEAVRGLRTLIPEGTRLRSARVQEGVAVLDLSEEFQFNQYGIEGYLAQLSQVVFTAAAFPTVHAVQFLIEGRRTEYLGSEGVWIGAPVSKSSF; encoded by the coding sequence GTGTGCAGCATGTCTTGGAAAAGCTTTATAATTCCTGTACGATGGCGCTGTATGGCCGGGAAGGGGAAACACTCATCAGCGGGGTTGCTGTTCTGGCTTGCGTTTTCCTTGTTAATGGCGGTGCTTTTCTTTCTCAATAGAAGAAATATTGACCGTGTGTTTTCGAGCGCTGCAGTGCAAGGGATGTTCGGCAACCAGGATTCCATGCGCGTTTTTGACTCTGCACGTCGTTCTCAGGCCGGCTCGGCTGTTGAAAGTGATGCTAAAGCCACGCTCCCTACGCAGGATGTGGCACAGCCGGACGCTCCTGTTGCAGGATCCCCTGCGCCAGCTGACGCTGGTACCGAAGGGAAAGATGTCGGCACGGTTTCTGGGGCGCCCGGTTCTGCACAACAGTCCCGCGCAATTACGCTGTGCTGGGTGCGCATTGATGCAGATGGAAAGATCACTCGTGAGGAGGTAGCTCGCACGCTTCCTCATTCGACGGTGCCGCTTTCGGATGCGTTGCGCGCATTGTTCCTTGGTCCGTCTGAGGCAGAAGCGGTGCGCGGACTGCGTACGCTCATCCCTGAAGGTACGCGACTGCGCTCTGCACGCGTGCAAGAAGGGGTGGCGGTGTTGGATCTGAGCGAGGAGTTTCAGTTCAATCAGTATGGCATTGAGGGCTACTTGGCGCAGCTTTCGCAGGTGGTGTTCACGGCAGCTGCGTTTCCTACGGTGCATGCGGTGCAGTTTTTGATTGAAGGACGGCGTACCGAATATCTCGGTTCAGAGGGAGTGTGGATCGGTGCACCGGTTTCTAAGAGTTCGTTCTAA
- the thrS gene encoding threonine--tRNA ligase, with protein sequence MGLCVEENITMLQKRSDTLDRLRHSLAHVMAEAVQALFPGTKLAVGPPIDYGFYYDFSPPRPLCDADLAPIEEKMRAILRAGCPFVKEVVSRPDALARFKDEPFKQELIERISADDTLSLYHSGAFTDLCRGPHVQSMRDINPHAFKLTSIAGAYWRGNERGPQLTRIYGTAWESEEDLHTYLRMQDEAKRRDHRKLGPALGLFHLDEENPGQVFWHPEGWTLYVAIQQYLRRVMHEDGYAEVHTPFVMPQSLWERSGHWDKYRANMYLTEGEKRSFALKPMNCPGHVEIFKQKTRSYRDLPLRLSEFGSCTRNEPSGSLHGVMRVRGFVQDDAHIFCTEAQIASEVTRFCRLLARVYADFGFAQEQIRVKFSTRPEQRIGDDATWDRAERALAEACEAAGLSYEHAPGEGAFYGPKLEFALIDTLEREWQCGTIQVDYQLPSCERLNAEYVGEDNQRHMPVILHRTVIGSLERFIGILIEHYGGAFPPWLAPVQAVVIPVAPAFLEYAQHVARELCARSLRVQADVSAERMNAKIRTAQTQKVPYLLIVGERELRAQQVAVRPRTGPQHSMGLSAFSTFLLAKLETRALHA encoded by the coding sequence TTGGGCCTCTGTGTAGAAGAGAATATCACCATGCTGCAAAAACGCTCAGATACCCTCGACCGTCTGCGTCACAGTCTGGCGCACGTTATGGCAGAGGCCGTTCAAGCTCTCTTCCCCGGCACCAAGCTCGCGGTGGGGCCGCCTATCGATTACGGGTTTTACTATGACTTCTCACCTCCCCGTCCCCTGTGCGATGCAGACCTAGCCCCCATTGAAGAGAAAATGCGCGCCATCTTGCGTGCGGGGTGTCCCTTTGTCAAAGAGGTGGTTTCGCGTCCTGACGCGCTTGCTCGTTTTAAAGACGAGCCATTCAAGCAAGAGCTCATCGAACGCATCAGCGCAGACGACACGCTCAGTCTCTACCACTCCGGCGCGTTCACTGACCTGTGCCGGGGTCCTCACGTGCAGTCTATGCGAGACATTAATCCGCACGCCTTTAAACTCACGAGCATCGCTGGGGCCTATTGGCGCGGTAATGAGCGCGGCCCCCAGCTGACGCGCATCTACGGCACTGCCTGGGAATCTGAAGAAGATTTGCACACATACCTTCGCATGCAGGATGAAGCAAAACGCCGAGATCACCGTAAGCTCGGTCCTGCACTCGGTCTCTTTCACTTGGACGAAGAAAATCCTGGCCAGGTCTTTTGGCACCCTGAGGGGTGGACCCTCTACGTGGCCATCCAGCAGTACTTGCGCCGCGTCATGCACGAAGACGGGTACGCAGAGGTGCATACTCCCTTTGTCATGCCCCAAAGCCTTTGGGAACGCTCGGGGCACTGGGACAAATACCGCGCCAACATGTACCTGACCGAAGGCGAGAAGCGTTCTTTTGCGCTCAAGCCCATGAATTGTCCCGGACATGTCGAAATCTTCAAGCAAAAAACACGCAGTTACCGTGATCTCCCGCTCCGTCTTTCGGAGTTTGGCTCGTGCACCCGCAATGAACCGTCAGGCTCCCTGCATGGAGTTATGCGCGTACGTGGCTTTGTACAAGACGATGCCCATATCTTTTGTACTGAGGCGCAAATCGCATCGGAGGTCACCCGTTTCTGTCGCCTCCTTGCGCGGGTATATGCTGACTTTGGCTTTGCACAGGAGCAGATCCGCGTCAAGTTTTCTACGCGCCCAGAGCAGCGCATCGGAGACGACGCCACCTGGGACCGGGCCGAACGCGCATTGGCAGAAGCATGTGAAGCAGCAGGCCTTTCGTACGAGCACGCACCGGGAGAAGGAGCGTTCTATGGACCAAAGTTGGAGTTTGCACTTATAGATACACTCGAACGCGAGTGGCAGTGCGGCACCATTCAGGTAGACTATCAGTTGCCCTCGTGCGAGCGCTTGAACGCAGAGTATGTGGGGGAGGACAACCAACGGCACATGCCAGTGATACTCCACCGCACGGTGATTGGGTCTCTAGAACGGTTCATCGGTATTCTCATTGAACACTACGGGGGTGCATTCCCCCCATGGCTCGCACCGGTGCAGGCAGTGGTGATTCCGGTTGCCCCTGCCTTCCTCGAATATGCGCAGCACGTTGCACGGGAGCTGTGCGCCCGTTCGCTCCGCGTGCAGGCAGACGTGAGCGCAGAGCGCATGAACGCAAAGATCCGCACTGCCCAAACGCAGAAAGTGCCCTATCTGCTCATAGTTGGCGAGCGGGAGCTGCGCGCGCAGCAGGTAGCGGTGCGTCCGCGCACAGGGCCCCAGCACTCAATGGGGCTCTCAGCCTTTTCCACCTTTTTGCTCGCGAAGCTAGAGACGCGCGCGCTGCACGCCTAG
- the argS gene encoding arginine--tRNA ligase, with amino-acid sequence MQDLCEMWRHAVARVLSQLQGPAVEPVEGAQLVMEEPPEPGMGDIAFPLFLFAKRVRRSPAQLAQQLCTLLEEDTSMCAYGTPQARGPYLNVFLNKECVAAHTLDAIFAQGERYGHTQYLQGKRIMVEFSSPNTNKPLHVGHLRNNAIGESLSRIIAFCGADVFKVNIINDRGVHICKSMCAYQKFAHGKTPAHTGIKSDRFVGDWYVQFNRYAQQYPEEAEHDVRDLLQRWESADPHVRALWRTMNEWALRGIKQTYERTGISFDKLYFESETYTKGREEVRRGLACGVFYQMEDNSIWVDLSSLGLDKKALLRSDGTTMYITQDIGTAIFRAQDWPFDQLLYVVGNEQNYHFKVLFFVLRLLGYPWAQQLHHVSYGMVNLPHGRMKSREGTVVDADDILDRLHSAAEEEIAKKGRENALKHAQCIAENVAIAALHYFLLQVSPQKDMVFHPEESLSFNGNTGPYLQYMGARISSLLKKVQEDVEQKGPREVRCDPALLTHEAEWELVKALARFPACVTRAAQGHDPSVITGYLYTLSKSFSRFYHDCPILCEARPDYACARLELVRAVRIVLRTAMRLVLIPFLEEM; translated from the coding sequence GTGCAGGATCTGTGTGAGATGTGGCGGCACGCCGTCGCCCGGGTGCTTTCTCAACTGCAGGGGCCTGCCGTTGAGCCGGTCGAAGGTGCGCAGTTAGTTATGGAAGAGCCGCCGGAGCCGGGTATGGGGGACATAGCTTTTCCTCTATTCCTTTTTGCAAAGCGTGTGCGCAGGAGTCCTGCACAGCTTGCACAGCAGTTGTGCACACTGCTTGAAGAAGACACGTCCATGTGTGCGTATGGCACGCCGCAGGCGCGAGGACCCTATCTTAATGTCTTTTTAAATAAGGAGTGTGTAGCTGCGCATACGCTTGATGCTATCTTTGCGCAGGGGGAGCGCTATGGCCACACGCAGTACTTACAGGGCAAACGTATCATGGTTGAGTTCTCTAGTCCCAATACTAACAAGCCGTTGCATGTAGGTCATCTGCGCAATAACGCGATTGGGGAAAGCCTTTCGCGTATTATTGCGTTCTGTGGTGCGGATGTGTTCAAGGTAAATATCATCAATGATCGCGGAGTACATATCTGTAAATCTATGTGCGCGTATCAAAAATTCGCCCATGGAAAAACACCTGCGCATACCGGCATCAAGTCCGATCGCTTTGTGGGAGATTGGTACGTGCAGTTTAACCGTTACGCACAGCAGTACCCGGAAGAAGCAGAGCACGATGTGCGTGACCTGTTACAGCGCTGGGAAAGTGCAGATCCGCACGTGCGTGCGCTGTGGAGAACAATGAACGAATGGGCGTTGCGCGGTATCAAACAAACATATGAGCGAACGGGCATATCTTTTGATAAACTTTATTTTGAAAGCGAAACTTATACCAAGGGACGTGAAGAGGTTAGACGTGGTTTGGCCTGCGGCGTTTTTTATCAGATGGAGGACAACTCTATTTGGGTGGATTTGTCTTCTCTAGGCTTAGACAAAAAGGCGTTGCTTCGCTCTGACGGCACCACTATGTACATTACGCAGGATATTGGCACGGCGATTTTTCGCGCACAGGACTGGCCCTTTGATCAATTGCTGTATGTTGTGGGAAACGAGCAGAACTACCACTTTAAGGTATTGTTCTTTGTGCTTAGGTTGCTCGGTTATCCGTGGGCGCAGCAGTTGCATCACGTCTCTTATGGCATGGTCAACTTGCCCCATGGGCGTATGAAGAGTCGAGAGGGGACGGTAGTAGATGCAGACGATATCTTGGATCGTCTGCACAGTGCGGCAGAAGAGGAAATTGCAAAAAAGGGACGGGAAAATGCACTGAAACACGCACAGTGTATTGCAGAGAATGTTGCCATCGCCGCGCTTCATTATTTTTTATTGCAAGTCAGTCCTCAAAAGGATATGGTGTTTCACCCCGAAGAGTCTTTGTCTTTTAACGGAAACACTGGTCCCTATTTACAGTATATGGGTGCTCGCATCTCTTCTCTTTTAAAGAAGGTTCAGGAAGATGTGGAGCAAAAGGGACCTCGTGAAGTCCGGTGTGACCCTGCATTGCTCACGCACGAAGCTGAGTGGGAGTTGGTGAAGGCGCTTGCACGTTTCCCTGCGTGTGTCACGCGCGCTGCACAGGGACATGATCCGAGCGTTATTACCGGGTATCTCTATACACTCTCAAAAAGCTTCAGTCGCTTCTATCATGATTGTCCCATTCTGTGTGAAGCACGACCGGACTACGCGTGTGCAAGGCTTGAACTTGTGCGTGCGGTGCGCATAGTGCTGAGAACAGCTATGCGTCTGGTGCTGATTCCTTTTCTTGAAGAGATGTAA
- the tyrS gene encoding tyrosine--tRNA ligase, whose translation MNPALARLQARGFIRQCTDLSALSARMDAGPLTFYVGVDPTGSSLHVGHMLPMFALKHLCDAGHRGCVLIGGGTARIGDPSGKTSMRKMLDYATLDAYAGAIVAQLDHFLSFDHRHVFYVNNRDWLAHLNYIDFLREVGAHFSVNKMLTYEAYKKRLETGLSFLEFNYQLLQSYDFLTLSDRYAVELQIGGDDQWGNIVAGADLVRRVRGKTVHGLTFPLITRADGQKMGKTEQGALFLDPALVSPYDFFQYWRNTPDEDVRRFLLLFTFLSVRDVEAILTQGINCAKELLAYEVTRLMHGTAVAQVALQGARAAFGGCGDKCALPTFELTQCTLQVGIKVTDLFVQVGLCTTKSDARRLIAQGGAFVGLQRVADIGAVIDQSALDLDGTVIVRAGKKRVVRIVTDVLE comes from the coding sequence ATGAATCCTGCGCTTGCGCGTCTTCAGGCGCGTGGTTTTATTAGACAATGTACTGATCTTTCGGCGCTTTCGGCGCGTATGGATGCAGGCCCACTCACCTTTTATGTCGGTGTAGATCCAACTGGCAGTAGTTTGCACGTTGGGCACATGCTCCCTATGTTTGCGCTAAAGCATTTGTGTGATGCGGGGCACCGCGGTTGCGTGCTCATCGGTGGAGGTACCGCGCGTATTGGGGATCCCTCCGGCAAAACCAGTATGCGCAAGATGCTCGATTATGCAACGCTCGATGCGTACGCGGGAGCGATAGTTGCGCAGCTGGATCATTTTCTTTCCTTCGATCACAGGCATGTGTTCTATGTGAATAATCGTGATTGGTTGGCACATTTGAATTACATTGATTTCTTGCGAGAGGTTGGGGCGCATTTTTCTGTAAACAAAATGCTTACCTATGAGGCGTACAAGAAACGCCTGGAGACAGGACTTTCCTTTCTTGAATTTAATTATCAGCTATTGCAGAGCTATGATTTTTTAACGCTCAGTGATCGCTACGCGGTAGAGTTACAAATTGGCGGCGATGATCAATGGGGCAACATTGTTGCCGGGGCGGATTTGGTTCGAAGAGTGCGCGGAAAAACCGTGCATGGGTTGACCTTTCCGCTCATTACCCGGGCGGATGGGCAAAAAATGGGCAAGACCGAGCAAGGTGCGCTCTTCTTAGACCCGGCTTTGGTGTCTCCCTATGACTTTTTCCAATACTGGCGAAATACTCCGGATGAAGATGTGCGGCGTTTCTTGCTCCTGTTTACCTTTTTGTCTGTGCGCGATGTCGAGGCGATATTGACTCAGGGAATTAATTGTGCAAAGGAGCTGTTGGCATACGAGGTAACGCGCCTCATGCACGGAACGGCTGTCGCGCAGGTGGCGTTGCAGGGAGCGCGCGCGGCATTCGGCGGGTGTGGCGATAAGTGTGCATTGCCGACGTTCGAGCTGACACAGTGCACGTTGCAAGTTGGGATCAAAGTGACTGATTTGTTTGTACAGGTTGGATTGTGTACTACGAAGAGTGATGCACGGCGCTTGATTGCACAAGGAGGAGCTTTTGTCGGGCTCCAGCGCGTGGCAGATATCGGTGCGGTAATTGACCAGTCAGCGTTGGATTTGGACGGGACGGTAATAGTTCGCGCGGGGAAAAAACGCGTGGTGCGCATCGTCACTGACGTGCTTGAGTAG
- a CDS encoding ankyrin repeat domain-containing protein has translation MHIHNRGIVWFVGSTFACFLVLLSCTTTSSPSPQASVDLFEMVARGDLDTLKTRFGKDSVNVRDANGDTLLHVGVLRNDAHVVDFLLSMGADTEAQDASGSTPLMVAVTENCFESVRMLIARDASLFSRDAQGDTPLTRAIRKGTAHELVTRKTLLQKDKSGKTPWHWAVRALDRDLIKHLVTLGPPTQERDADGHTPLSLAYSSSSDARAAEVAADLLLGGAELMHGSFSEFEIAVLKRNYDLHFTDGSTPLHVMAKRGYTGFVQFLVDRKVNLNAKNLSSATPLHEAVRAGQVDAAVLLLRSGADPNVRDASGNTCLHLVAPAPFRVRLVGALLDAGASVAIKDDYGETPLHVAARLGMDRAFVERLVGAGADISERNKKGETPLVLTIDRDHRDLTAYFVSLGADIHAEDMRGETPLTKALARGLETVKIVVTDSNLYKQDVVGRDPLHVAVSRRAHLDIVKFLFREPKQMIARDTMGNTLLHYAVANDDRAVGEFLMREGADIFSTNVHGVSPLKTALTTSGGREDWILTAANVHAQDTGGNTPLHLACEWKLTQAINGILRKGAEIEARNLNQETPLFSAVKSDAAEVISILLHPQAGNPALVDARDAVGNTVLHACVRWSALRSADVLIREADARHVSLLNARNLSGKPPLHLAARAGNVDFIRLLLSHRVALHMGDETGKSALTDAVLADQEESVHMLLSAGANPVQQDMYGRTPLHEAVLCNSQSVIAALRAAGGNPFARDSYGTTPLSLALLKGDTFVGAVVGKDPLLANSDGQTPLHLAVMENVPVQTFRLLLAKGYPIDKRDRMGSSALVLAIKKDRSDLCHELLALGADLFIANNVGESPALLVLSKNTSILKTLVGFAVNKTDSAGESILHYAAKVADEKTLQGLLAMNRFGKFLRNVAGETPYDVAVRWSRPKIAALLKE, from the coding sequence ATGCATATACATAATCGTGGCATTGTGTGGTTTGTGGGGAGCACATTTGCGTGTTTCCTCGTCTTGCTTTCCTGCACTACTACGTCTTCTCCCTCTCCTCAGGCTTCGGTCGATCTCTTTGAAATGGTTGCGCGCGGTGATCTAGATACGCTGAAGACCCGTTTTGGTAAAGATTCTGTCAACGTCCGTGATGCAAATGGAGATACACTTTTGCACGTGGGGGTGTTGCGTAACGACGCGCACGTGGTTGACTTCCTCCTCTCTATGGGTGCCGATACTGAGGCCCAGGATGCTTCAGGCAGTACGCCGCTTATGGTGGCGGTCACAGAAAATTGTTTTGAGTCTGTTCGTATGCTGATTGCACGAGACGCGAGCCTCTTTTCGCGGGATGCACAGGGAGACACTCCGCTTACCCGCGCCATCCGTAAGGGAACTGCGCACGAATTGGTAACCAGAAAGACACTTCTACAAAAGGACAAAAGCGGCAAAACACCCTGGCATTGGGCCGTGCGTGCGCTGGACCGCGATCTGATCAAACACCTTGTCACGCTCGGTCCCCCGACCCAGGAACGCGACGCTGACGGACATACGCCGCTTTCTCTTGCCTACAGCAGTTCTTCTGATGCGCGTGCTGCAGAAGTTGCTGCCGACTTGCTCCTTGGTGGGGCAGAGCTTATGCACGGCTCTTTTAGCGAGTTCGAAATAGCAGTGCTCAAGCGTAACTACGACCTGCACTTTACCGATGGCTCTACGCCGCTGCACGTTATGGCAAAGCGTGGCTATACCGGTTTTGTCCAGTTTCTCGTTGATCGGAAGGTCAATCTCAATGCAAAAAACCTATCCAGCGCCACCCCTTTGCACGAAGCAGTGCGTGCAGGGCAGGTGGATGCTGCGGTCTTGCTGCTGCGCAGTGGGGCCGATCCAAACGTGCGTGACGCGTCGGGGAACACCTGTTTACACCTTGTCGCTCCTGCTCCCTTCCGTGTCCGTTTGGTTGGCGCACTGCTTGATGCAGGCGCTTCTGTCGCCATAAAGGATGACTATGGCGAGACTCCTTTGCACGTCGCGGCCCGTTTAGGTATGGACAGGGCGTTTGTAGAGCGTCTAGTAGGCGCAGGCGCAGATATTTCTGAACGGAACAAAAAGGGCGAAACGCCGCTTGTCCTCACGATTGACCGTGATCATCGGGATTTGACTGCGTACTTTGTCAGTCTTGGGGCAGATATCCATGCAGAAGATATGCGCGGAGAAACGCCGCTTACCAAGGCACTTGCGCGCGGTTTGGAGACAGTAAAAATTGTCGTCACCGATAGCAACTTGTATAAACAAGATGTGGTGGGGCGCGATCCTTTGCACGTTGCAGTATCAAGGCGTGCGCACCTTGACATAGTTAAATTCTTATTTCGCGAACCAAAACAGATGATTGCACGTGACACGATGGGAAACACGCTGCTGCACTATGCGGTTGCAAACGATGACCGTGCTGTCGGTGAGTTTTTGATGAGGGAAGGAGCTGATATCTTCAGTACAAACGTGCATGGCGTGTCACCGCTGAAAACAGCGTTGACAACTAGTGGCGGTCGCGAGGATTGGATTCTGACTGCGGCAAACGTGCACGCTCAGGATACAGGAGGAAACACGCCGCTGCATCTGGCGTGCGAGTGGAAACTTACGCAGGCGATTAATGGTATTTTGCGCAAGGGGGCAGAGATAGAGGCACGCAATTTGAATCAAGAAACGCCTCTTTTCAGTGCGGTAAAGTCAGATGCAGCGGAGGTTATTTCAATTTTGCTGCATCCTCAGGCAGGTAATCCTGCGCTTGTGGACGCACGGGACGCAGTTGGAAATACGGTGTTGCATGCGTGTGTGCGTTGGTCTGCGCTCCGTTCGGCTGACGTGCTTATCCGCGAAGCGGATGCGCGGCATGTATCTCTTTTAAATGCTCGGAATCTTTCTGGGAAACCCCCGTTGCATCTTGCAGCTCGTGCGGGGAATGTCGACTTTATCCGGTTGCTGTTGAGTCATCGGGTGGCGCTGCACATGGGGGATGAGACGGGTAAGTCTGCGCTCACGGATGCGGTTTTGGCAGATCAGGAAGAGTCGGTGCACATGCTCCTTTCTGCGGGTGCAAATCCTGTGCAGCAGGATATGTATGGACGCACTCCCTTGCACGAGGCGGTACTGTGCAATTCGCAGTCAGTTATTGCGGCGTTGCGCGCTGCAGGAGGCAACCCCTTTGCGCGCGATTCGTACGGGACTACGCCGCTGTCACTTGCCCTGTTGAAGGGAGATACGTTTGTCGGTGCAGTCGTGGGGAAGGATCCGCTCCTGGCAAATTCTGACGGGCAGACGCCACTGCATCTTGCGGTTATGGAAAATGTGCCCGTGCAGACATTTCGGCTTTTACTGGCAAAGGGATATCCAATCGACAAACGGGATCGGATGGGATCTTCGGCATTGGTGCTTGCCATAAAAAAGGATCGCTCGGATCTGTGTCATGAGCTTTTAGCACTCGGTGCGGACCTATTCATTGCAAACAACGTGGGGGAGTCTCCGGCCTTGTTAGTCCTGAGCAAGAACACGTCAATCTTGAAAACGCTGGTGGGTTTTGCGGTAAATAAGACAGATTCAGCTGGAGAAAGTATTCTCCATTACGCAGCAAAGGTTGCAGATGAAAAGACACTGCAAGGTTTGCTGGCGATGAATCGCTTTGGAAAGTTTTTACGAAACGTGGCGGGAGAGACACCCTATGACGTTGCGGTGCGCTGGAGTCGTCCGAAGATTGCAGCGCTTTTAAAGGAATAG
- a CDS encoding ABC-F family ATP-binding cassette domain-containing protein, which produces MITVTGMSVQFSDKPLFKGVDLKFVAGNCYGVIGANGAGKSTFLKVLSGELEHHQGSIAIASGARVAVLRQDHFSFDQHTVKDTVCMGHPALYRVMKEREALYAKSDFSEADGLKASELEGEFSDLNGWEAENCIEQMLSGLGVDEAHHDRMMCELDESQKVRVLLAQALFGNPDVLLLDEPTNGLDLYSIAWLEEFLIEFPNTVIVVSHDRHFLNSVCTHICDIDYGKIRLYSGNYDFWYQMSQIMQRQVKDQQKKREEKMKDLREFILRFASNAAKSRQATSRKKIYDKLVLEEIEVTGRKFPYVHFKPRREIGNHVLSCDGLRYAAEDRMQGGSCELFTDMSFTVGRTDKIAFVGQEHRAKTILFDILAGEKQAHAGSFRWGQTVSVGYMGKDTARYFDCDLSITDWLRQFSDDQDETYVRGFLGRMLFTGEDSLKSVRVLSGGEKVRCMLSKLMLSGSNVLILDEPTNHLDLEAIASLNEALVQFPGVILFNSHDHEFVSSVANRIVEITPRGIIDRMMDFDSYVKSEDINATRAQLYGGSVQQLRI; this is translated from the coding sequence ATGATAACAGTGACGGGTATGAGTGTGCAGTTTTCTGACAAACCTCTTTTTAAAGGTGTTGATTTAAAGTTTGTTGCAGGGAATTGCTATGGAGTCATTGGAGCGAACGGGGCAGGTAAGTCAACTTTTTTAAAAGTCCTTTCCGGTGAACTCGAACATCATCAGGGAAGTATCGCTATCGCATCCGGCGCGCGCGTCGCAGTTCTGCGTCAAGATCATTTTTCCTTCGATCAGCACACGGTGAAAGATACCGTATGCATGGGGCATCCTGCGCTCTATCGAGTGATGAAGGAGCGGGAAGCTCTTTACGCAAAGAGTGATTTTAGTGAAGCAGATGGGTTGAAGGCTTCAGAATTGGAAGGTGAGTTTTCGGATTTGAATGGCTGGGAGGCAGAAAATTGCATTGAACAAATGCTTTCTGGGTTGGGTGTAGATGAGGCACACCATGATCGGATGATGTGCGAATTGGACGAAAGCCAGAAGGTACGTGTACTCCTAGCGCAGGCGTTGTTTGGTAATCCCGATGTGCTTTTGCTCGATGAGCCGACAAACGGTTTGGATTTGTACTCTATTGCGTGGTTGGAAGAATTTCTCATTGAATTCCCCAACACTGTGATTGTAGTTTCGCATGATAGGCATTTTTTAAATAGCGTGTGTACGCATATTTGCGATATCGATTATGGGAAGATTCGTTTGTACTCGGGCAATTACGATTTTTGGTATCAGATGAGTCAGATTATGCAGCGGCAGGTTAAGGATCAGCAGAAGAAGCGTGAAGAAAAGATGAAGGACCTGAGGGAGTTTATTTTGCGCTTCGCTTCTAACGCAGCCAAAAGCCGGCAGGCGACGAGTCGTAAAAAGATATATGACAAATTGGTGCTGGAAGAGATTGAGGTGACTGGTCGAAAGTTTCCCTATGTGCATTTTAAACCACGGCGTGAAATTGGGAATCACGTATTGTCGTGCGATGGACTGCGCTATGCCGCTGAGGACCGAATGCAGGGAGGTTCATGTGAGCTTTTTACAGACATGAGCTTTACAGTTGGGCGCACAGACAAAATCGCTTTCGTCGGTCAAGAACACCGCGCGAAGACCATATTGTTTGATATTCTTGCTGGAGAAAAGCAGGCACATGCCGGCTCTTTCCGTTGGGGACAGACGGTATCTGTTGGGTATATGGGAAAGGATACGGCGCGGTATTTTGATTGTGATCTTTCTATCACGGATTGGTTGCGCCAATTCTCTGATGATCAAGATGAAACCTACGTACGCGGTTTTTTAGGCAGGATGCTTTTTACAGGCGAGGATTCGCTCAAATCTGTGCGTGTACTTTCTGGAGGGGAAAAAGTACGCTGCATGCTTAGTAAATTAATGCTTTCTGGGAGCAATGTTTTGATATTGGACGAGCCGACCAATCATTTGGACCTAGAAGCAATTGCAAGTCTGAATGAGGCGTTGGTGCAGTTTCCCGGCGTGATTTTATTTAATTCGCATGACCATGAGTTTGTCAGCTCTGTTGCAAACCGCATTGTGGAAATTACGCCGCGCGGGATTATCGATCGTATGATGGACTTTGATTCTTATGTAAAGAGTGAGGATATCAACGCCACGCGCGCGCAGCTCTACGGCGGTAGCGTACAGCAGCTACGGATATAG